In Deltaproteobacteria bacterium, the following proteins share a genomic window:
- a CDS encoding YkgJ family cysteine cluster protein, which yields MKYIESIHKDDLLAKRLRDGETFSFRCHEGLACFTQCCRNLNLFLYPYDVLRLKNRLNMSSDQFLDKYVDVVLRESNYFPDVLLRMAENDQKTCPFLAEAGCMVYPDRPDTCRTFPLEQGIMFQGPKGKASDVYFFKPPDFCLGQYEPQEWTVESWAEDQGAGIYHKMTARWAGVKGLFQSDPWGAEGAYGPKAKMAFMATYNLDRFRDFLFHSTFLKRYKVKSEVTKKIRTDDVELMKFGFGWVEYFVWRIKTPYLRPR from the coding sequence ATGAAATACATAGAAAGTATACACAAGGATGACTTGCTTGCAAAAAGGCTTCGTGATGGGGAAACATTCTCATTTCGCTGTCACGAAGGCCTGGCATGTTTTACGCAATGCTGCCGGAACTTAAATTTGTTCTTGTATCCTTATGATGTGTTGCGCCTTAAGAACCGACTCAACATGTCTTCTGATCAGTTTCTGGATAAATATGTAGATGTAGTGTTGCGAGAATCAAATTACTTTCCGGACGTATTGCTCCGCATGGCCGAAAATGATCAGAAGACATGCCCTTTTTTGGCGGAAGCCGGGTGCATGGTTTATCCGGATCGACCTGACACGTGTCGCACTTTTCCTCTTGAACAGGGCATTATGTTTCAAGGGCCAAAAGGCAAGGCCAGTGATGTGTACTTTTTCAAACCACCGGATTTTTGTCTTGGACAGTATGAACCACAAGAGTGGACAGTAGAAAGCTGGGCAGAAGACCAGGGGGCGGGCATTTATCATAAAATGACAGCCAGATGGGCAGGAGTGAAAGGGCTGTTTCAGTCTGATCCCTGGGGGGCGGAAGGTGCCTATGGCCCAAAAGCAAAGATGGCCTTCATGGCCACGTACAACCTTGATAGATTTCGCGACTTCCTTTTTCACAGCACCTTTTTGAAGAGGTACAAGGTGAAGTCCGAAGTGACAAAAAAGATTAGAACAGACGACGTGGAATTGATGAAATTCGGTTTTGGTTGGGTAGAATATTTTGTATGGAGGATTAAAACGCCATATCTAAGGCCCAGGTGA
- a CDS encoding YkgJ family cysteine cluster protein → MPMENFQELTMDDTFRFSCHPGIACFNHCCRDLNQFLTPYDILRLKNRLKLSSHQFLSQYTVCHIGPRSGLPVVSLKMLADEDLNCPFVSPAGCTVYEDRPGSCRTYPLGRLAYRKRGDQPCKERYFLIREAHCLGFNESKQWTMREWKKNQQLETHNDMSDLMMDILSLKNRSGKKELTREENDLFYMACYDLDRFKDFAFEKRLWDTSSVEKTVGQNIQEDDVALMRFGIEWTKRTLFGEPNGT, encoded by the coding sequence ATGCCTATGGAGAACTTTCAAGAACTCACCATGGATGACACGTTCCGGTTTTCTTGCCACCCCGGCATTGCCTGCTTTAATCATTGCTGTCGTGATCTGAATCAGTTCCTGACACCCTATGACATCCTGCGTCTCAAGAACAGGCTTAAACTTTCTTCTCACCAGTTCTTGAGTCAATACACCGTGTGTCATATTGGGCCAAGAAGCGGGCTGCCGGTGGTATCGCTCAAAATGTTGGCGGATGAAGACCTGAATTGCCCTTTTGTAAGTCCAGCCGGCTGCACAGTCTATGAAGATCGCCCCGGTTCTTGCCGCACGTATCCCCTCGGCCGCCTTGCTTACAGAAAACGTGGGGACCAACCCTGCAAGGAGCGCTATTTCCTTATCAGAGAGGCCCACTGTCTTGGCTTTAATGAGTCAAAGCAATGGACAATGAGAGAGTGGAAGAAAAACCAGCAACTGGAAACCCATAACGATATGAGTGACCTGATGATGGACATCTTGTCACTGAAAAACCGGAGTGGGAAAAAGGAATTAACCAGGGAAGAGAATGATCTCTTTTACATGGCCTGCTACGACCTGGACAGATTCAAGGACTTTGCATTTGAAAAGAGGCTTTGGGATACCTCATCAGTTGAGAAGACTGTAGGTCAAAACATCCAAGAAGACGATGTGGCATTGATGCGATTTGGTATTGAATGGACAAAGCGTACCCTCTTTGGAGAGCCAAATGGAACTTAA
- a CDS encoding SDR family oxidoreductase has protein sequence MELKGKVALVLGAIKGIGKGIGLALAREGVKVALTYYDWEEHLKQMNHDFEQAGAEHLAIRINLLDTDEIPSMTDKVIDRLGRLDILINNIERGGWPVVHGPYVREQWDLELATTLRAKWWVYSSALPHLKASGDGVVVNISSIAGLVGRSGPAGRVFNDGYAAANRAVSSFTETWAREAAPEVRVNELMIGLVETRHGPETRGWGLLTQSQRQEIIDHTLLRRLGRIEDVVKAALFIIRDASFMTGSVLRVDGGYMLGGEYSEPMPKGVIE, from the coding sequence ATGGAACTTAAGGGAAAAGTAGCCCTGGTACTGGGCGCCATCAAGGGAATTGGCAAAGGGATCGGGCTTGCCTTGGCCAGAGAAGGCGTGAAGGTGGCCCTGACCTATTATGATTGGGAAGAACATTTGAAGCAGATGAACCATGATTTTGAACAGGCCGGGGCCGAGCATCTCGCAATCAGGATAAACCTCCTCGACACAGACGAAATTCCCTCCATGACTGATAAGGTCATCGACAGACTCGGCCGCCTTGATATCCTTATAAACAACATTGAGCGTGGCGGGTGGCCCGTCGTCCACGGTCCTTATGTCCGGGAACAATGGGACCTGGAGCTGGCCACCACGCTTCGGGCAAAATGGTGGGTCTACAGCTCGGCTCTCCCCCACTTGAAGGCCTCCGGCGACGGTGTCGTGGTCAACATCTCATCCATTGCCGGGCTCGTTGGCAGAAGCGGGCCAGCGGGCAGGGTCTTCAACGACGGTTACGCAGCCGCTAACAGGGCCGTATCGTCTTTTACCGAGACCTGGGCGCGAGAAGCTGCGCCTGAAGTGAGGGTCAATGAGCTCATGATCGGCCTGGTTGAAACGCGCCATGGCCCTGAAACCCGAGGGTGGGGCCTGCTCACCCAAAGCCAACGCCAAGAGATCATTGATCACACTCTCCTGCGGCGACTGGGTCGTATCGAAGATGTTGTAAAAGCGGCGCTTTTTATCATTCGGGATGCATCTTTCATGACCGGCAGCGTGCTCAGGGTTGACGGAGGCTATATGCTGGGCGGAGAATATTCTGAGCCAATGCCAAAAGGAGTGATTGAGTAG
- a CDS encoding adenylyl-sulfate reductase subunit alpha yields MAIPSKPTGELLAVRDPEVEEREVDLLIIGGGMAASGAAFEVKKWSGDMKVLLVDKAAMERSGAVAQGLSAINTYIGKNAIEDYVEMVRNDLMGITRDDLVYDVGRHVDDSVHLFEEWGLPCWKLSPEGKNIDGQKGLELGLLKDGAEPVRTGKWQIMINGESYKCIVAEAAKKALGEENILERVYITKLLLDANKENTVAGACGFSVRENKVFIIKAKATLVACGGAVNIYMPRSQGEGKGRAWFPVWNSGSGYTLCMQAGAEMTMMENRFTPTRFKDGYGPVGAWFLLFKAKVQNGMGENYLLSDFTKAELEKYAPYGLAAVTPTCLRNHVMLAEMKEGRGPVFLDTPTALAALAEKLDKKELKHLESEAWEDFLDMTCGQANLWCANNVEPEKTMSEIMPTEPYLLGSHSGCCGVWCGGPMEDWNVDAYKTGYNRMTTVNGLFIAGDVVGASGHKFSSGSHAEGRIAIKAMCKYGVDNADYVPAPKESAQEIVDYLWQPVRLFLDNYEYTTATDINPNYIKPSGFSMRLMKATNEYGGGWATYYQTNGTNLKILMDMFKVMHEDSFKLGAGDLHELLRAHEMRHRLWTVELHNRHILFREESRYPGFYYRADFPATDDENWFCFGNSKYDPASGEWTMIKKDYIKVIP; encoded by the coding sequence ATGGCAATACCTAGTAAACCGACGGGAGAGCTTCTCGCGGTAAGAGATCCGGAAGTTGAGGAAAGAGAAGTCGATCTGTTGATTATCGGCGGCGGTATGGCTGCCAGCGGTGCGGCCTTTGAGGTCAAGAAATGGTCGGGCGACATGAAAGTCCTTCTGGTTGACAAGGCGGCCATGGAGCGTAGCGGCGCGGTTGCCCAGGGGCTTTCAGCGATCAACACCTATATCGGCAAAAATGCGATTGAGGACTACGTCGAAATGGTTAGAAATGACCTCATGGGTATTACCCGCGATGACCTTGTCTATGATGTAGGCCGTCACGTGGATGACTCTGTCCATCTCTTTGAAGAGTGGGGTCTCCCGTGTTGGAAACTGAGCCCGGAGGGCAAGAACATCGACGGTCAGAAGGGCCTCGAGTTGGGTCTGCTAAAAGACGGGGCCGAGCCCGTGCGCACCGGGAAATGGCAGATTATGATCAATGGGGAATCTTACAAGTGCATCGTGGCAGAAGCTGCCAAGAAGGCACTCGGCGAAGAGAACATCCTGGAGAGAGTCTACATCACAAAACTGCTGCTCGATGCCAATAAGGAGAACACCGTTGCAGGCGCTTGCGGCTTTAGTGTGCGCGAGAACAAGGTCTTCATTATCAAGGCCAAGGCCACACTGGTTGCCTGCGGCGGCGCCGTAAACATTTACATGCCCCGGTCCCAGGGTGAAGGCAAGGGACGTGCCTGGTTTCCTGTATGGAACTCCGGGTCCGGCTATACCCTTTGCATGCAGGCCGGCGCTGAAATGACCATGATGGAAAACCGTTTCACCCCGACTCGCTTCAAGGACGGTTACGGTCCGGTGGGCGCCTGGTTCCTCCTCTTCAAGGCAAAGGTCCAAAACGGGATGGGTGAAAACTATCTGTTGAGCGACTTTACCAAGGCCGAGCTTGAGAAATATGCACCTTACGGGCTGGCTGCGGTGACCCCCACGTGTCTGAGGAACCACGTGATGCTGGCGGAGATGAAAGAGGGCCGTGGCCCGGTCTTTCTTGATACCCCGACCGCCCTGGCCGCGCTTGCAGAGAAGCTAGACAAGAAAGAGCTCAAACACCTCGAATCCGAGGCATGGGAAGACTTCCTTGACATGACCTGCGGCCAGGCCAACCTGTGGTGCGCAAACAACGTTGAGCCTGAAAAGACCATGTCAGAGATCATGCCCACGGAGCCGTATCTGCTCGGTTCTCATTCCGGCTGCTGCGGTGTATGGTGCGGCGGGCCGATGGAAGACTGGAACGTGGATGCCTACAAGACGGGTTATAACCGCATGACGACCGTAAATGGCCTCTTTATCGCCGGTGACGTTGTAGGCGCCTCCGGGCATAAGTTCTCCTCAGGCTCCCACGCAGAGGGTCGTATTGCTATTAAGGCGATGTGCAAGTATGGGGTCGACAATGCCGACTATGTGCCCGCGCCCAAGGAGTCCGCACAGGAGATCGTAGATTACCTGTGGCAACCGGTGAGACTCTTCCTCGACAACTATGAGTACACCACGGCAACTGACATCAACCCGAATTACATCAAGCCCTCGGGTTTTTCCATGCGGTTGATGAAGGCTACTAATGAGTATGGCGGCGGCTGGGCCACGTACTATCAGACGAACGGCACCAACCTCAAGATTCTCATGGATATGTTCAAGGTAATGCATGAGGATTCTTTTAAACTGGGCGCTGGCGACCTGCATGAACTCTTGCGGGCCCATGAGATGAGACACAGACTCTGGACTGTTGAGCTCCATAACCGGCATATCCTCTTCAGGGAGGAGTCCCGCTATCCGGGCTTCTACTACAGGGCAGACTTTCCGGCCACCGATGATGAAAATTGGTTCTGTTTTGGGAATTCCAAGTATGATCCGGCGAGCGGAGAGTGGACTATGATTAAGAAAGACTATATCAAGGTCATTCCCTAG
- the aprB gene encoding adenylyl-sulfate reductase subunit beta, with protein MPSFVIQEKCDGCKGGDKTACMYICPNDLMVLDPVAMKAYNQEPDQCWECFSCVKICPTQAIEVRGYSDFVPLGSSIMPMRGSEDVMWTCKFRNGMIKRFKFPIRTTPEGAANAYEDLKGKDLDSGLLSTEEAAGMTLPTPKL; from the coding sequence ATGCCAAGTTTTGTAATTCAAGAAAAATGTGATGGCTGCAAGGGCGGGGATAAGACTGCTTGCATGTACATCTGCCCCAATGACCTCATGGTCCTGGACCCAGTGGCCATGAAAGCCTATAACCAGGAGCCCGACCAGTGCTGGGAGTGCTTTTCATGTGTCAAGATCTGCCCCACCCAGGCTATAGAGGTGAGAGGCTATTCTGACTTCGTTCCCCTCGGCTCCAGCATTATGCCGATGAGAGGCAGCGAGGATGTCATGTGGACCTGCAAGTTCAGAAATGGCATGATCAAGCGTTTTAAGTTCCCCATCCGGACCACACCGGAAGGTGCGGCTAATGCGTATGAAGACCTGAAGGGTAAGGATCTTGACTCCGGCTTGCTTTCTACCGAAGAAGCCGCCGGCATGACGCTGCCCACTCCTAAGCTCTAG
- a CDS encoding YkgJ family cysteine cluster protein, which translates to MKNPGETYQDGIEPRKYKPDTKFNFACHKGKECYTHCCSDLNLILTPYDIVRMKNRLGLTCDQFLAIYTKPEMLSRTQLPVVTLKMLDDDKKSCPFLTPQGCTIYEDRPVTCRYYPLGMAAFREQEIQPTGEDFYFMVRESHCLGHQADKEWTVSEWRKDQGVELYDEINKGWMEFMLRKKSFAFQMELSEQSRSIFFMMSSNVDKLKRLIFESTFLDKYDVEKDVLEKIKTDEAALLKFGFDWLQSAIFGADKVKMKDDVLKAYKEKAEKEAKKAMEASSKLKTQSSKAKGKTKKTKR; encoded by the coding sequence ATGAAAAACCCTGGTGAAACATATCAAGACGGGATTGAGCCACGGAAATACAAACCAGACACCAAATTCAATTTCGCCTGCCACAAGGGTAAGGAATGTTATACCCATTGTTGCAGTGACCTCAATTTGATCCTGACACCGTACGACATCGTGCGGATGAAAAACAGACTTGGACTCACCTGTGATCAGTTCCTGGCCATATACACAAAGCCGGAGATGCTATCGAGAACTCAGCTTCCAGTGGTCACACTGAAAATGCTCGACGACGACAAAAAAAGCTGCCCCTTTCTCACGCCACAGGGGTGCACCATATATGAAGACCGCCCTGTAACGTGCCGCTACTATCCTCTGGGCATGGCTGCGTTCAGGGAACAAGAAATCCAGCCCACCGGGGAAGATTTCTATTTCATGGTCAGGGAATCCCATTGTCTTGGCCATCAAGCGGATAAGGAGTGGACCGTAAGCGAATGGCGCAAAGACCAGGGCGTAGAACTATACGACGAGATCAACAAGGGCTGGATGGAGTTCATGTTGAGAAAAAAATCCTTCGCGTTTCAGATGGAACTCAGCGAACAAAGCCGGAGCATCTTCTTCATGATGAGCTCCAATGTAGACAAGCTCAAACGTCTCATATTTGAGAGCACTTTCCTGGACAAATACGATGTTGAAAAGGATGTCCTGGAAAAGATTAAAACCGATGAGGCCGCCTTGCTCAAGTTTGGTTTTGACTGGCTCCAAAGTGCCATCTTTGGGGCAGACAAGGTCAAGATGAAGGATGATGTGCTCAAAGCCTATAAAGAAAAGGCTGAAAAGGAGGCGAAAAAGGCGATGGAGGCAAGCTCAAAGCTCAAAACCCAAAGCTCAAAGGCAAAAGGTAAGACGAAAAAGACAAAAAGATGA
- a CDS encoding type I restriction enzyme HsdR N-terminal domain-containing protein, with protein sequence MLQKSKPYDVLIDFVTGKEVPNIGAEEIRQQVERFLVETKGYGKDHIEVDAELRFTIGDEEVRSSVDLVVRLQEKRFMVIKCVPGSLGSRQRETLAAARLLDVYQIPFSVVTDGKEAELLDTVTGELLAHGLEAIPSKDQSMQRMKEIDLQPFPEKRLEREKIIFRSYDEMNINVQRKLKRIAHNTPCAMRF encoded by the coding sequence ATGCTGCAAAAGTCCAAACCTTACGATGTGCTTATTGATTTTGTCACAGGAAAGGAAGTCCCGAATATCGGGGCAGAAGAAATACGACAGCAGGTGGAGCGTTTCCTGGTAGAGACAAAAGGGTACGGTAAAGATCACATTGAGGTGGACGCTGAGCTGAGGTTCACTATTGGCGATGAGGAGGTCCGTTCCAGCGTGGATCTTGTTGTCCGTCTTCAGGAGAAAAGGTTCATGGTCATCAAATGCGTGCCGGGTTCCTTGGGATCAAGGCAAAGAGAAACGCTGGCCGCGGCCAGGTTGCTGGATGTGTATCAGATCCCATTTTCCGTGGTCACGGACGGAAAGGAGGCGGAATTGCTCGACACAGTCACCGGAGAGCTACTAGCGCATGGCCTGGAGGCCATTCCTTCCAAAGATCAAAGCATGCAACGGATGAAGGAGATAGATCTCCAGCCTTTTCCTGAAAAAAGGCTGGAGCGAGAAAAGATCATCTTCCGCTCCTACGATGAGATGAACATCAATGTCCAAAGGAAACTGAAGCGCATAGCGCATAACACTCCCTGCGCTATGCGGTTTTGA
- a CDS encoding deoxyguanosinetriphosphate triphosphohydrolase, with product MVVSRALKRPRLYKVASIREEIEAREREYLSSCACLSSESRGRATYEKPCPIRTEFQRDRDRIVYCNAFRRLKHKTQVFLSPLGDHYRTRLTHTLEVSEIARTISRALKLNEDLTEAIALGHDLGHTPFGHGGEVVLKEISAEGFSHPEQSVRVVDVLERGGRGLNLTFEVRDGILKHSKGYGAVLPEEPNDIPVTVEGMVVRFADIMAYLNHDLDDAIRSGVIHTEDIPGLCVEVLGSSHPERVRIMINDLVTSSRIEDGKMHLVLSQSVSEAMASLRQFLYDNVYRSDQVHREFVKAKKILSELFYYLLENQEVFEKEIKKMEMGGFPPGTTQERKVCDFVASITDRYALNLYEEIFFPSPLV from the coding sequence ATGGTCGTGTCGAGGGCCTTGAAGAGGCCACGACTCTATAAGGTTGCATCCATACGGGAAGAGATCGAGGCGCGTGAGAGGGAGTACCTTTCTTCATGTGCCTGTTTGAGCAGCGAGTCCAGGGGAAGGGCAACCTATGAAAAACCCTGTCCCATCCGTACGGAATTTCAACGGGACCGCGATCGCATTGTCTATTGCAATGCCTTCAGGCGTCTCAAACACAAGACCCAGGTTTTTTTGTCACCGCTGGGAGACCACTACCGCACAAGGCTGACACACACCTTGGAGGTCTCTGAGATTGCACGTACCATTTCCAGGGCCTTGAAGCTGAACGAGGATTTGACCGAAGCCATAGCCCTTGGCCACGACTTAGGACACACGCCCTTCGGACACGGCGGCGAGGTTGTCCTAAAGGAGATCAGCGCAGAGGGTTTCTCTCACCCGGAACAGAGCGTAAGGGTCGTTGATGTGCTGGAAAGAGGCGGGCGAGGTCTCAACTTGACCTTTGAGGTTCGTGACGGGATCCTGAAGCATTCAAAGGGATACGGAGCGGTCCTGCCGGAGGAGCCCAATGACATACCTGTGACCGTTGAGGGCATGGTAGTGCGCTTTGCCGATATAATGGCCTATCTCAATCATGACTTGGATGATGCCATCCGAAGCGGAGTTATCCACACTGAGGACATTCCGGGACTGTGTGTGGAAGTGCTGGGCAGTTCCCATCCTGAGCGTGTAAGGATCATGATAAACGACCTTGTGACATCAAGCCGGATTGAGGATGGGAAGATGCACCTTGTCCTGAGTCAATCGGTTTCAGAGGCCATGGCTTCTCTCAGGCAGTTTCTCTATGACAATGTCTACCGTTCTGATCAGGTACACAGAGAGTTTGTAAAGGCCAAGAAAATCTTGTCCGAGCTTTTCTATTATCTGCTGGAAAACCAGGAGGTCTTTGAAAAAGAAATCAAGAAAATGGAGATGGGAGGCTTTCCGCCTGGCACGACCCAGGAGCGGAAGGTCTGTGATTTTGTTGCCAGCATAACCGACCGCTATGCCTTGAATCTTTACGAAGAGATCTTTTTCCCATCCCCACTTGTTTAA
- a CDS encoding radical SAM protein, giving the protein MEKTVSFQKNARNIFFHILTRCNLRCRHCYINPEQHGRQTLPVETIEKWLKALLREEKASNLILIGGEPTLHPDLDLCIKAARKMGYASITVDTNGFFFNRILDKVTPEELDYFSVGLDGSCEEVNALIRGKGSYDKCLAGMREALTKNFKVSVIYTVNQLNIRDVKNMPSLLRTLGIDRFFIQVVGIRGKSAQDKEHSLQLTREQWVDVVPAVAADAARLGIHVTYPKVFLEKSECFECAALVAENFFIFPNGRVYQCPLCEDFPLHSYVFEKNKLSPRPPINETNLFQLSIPEGCVMNRLIQPGNLNYDKQGKPRYKIACCLLKEEIKPVAATSR; this is encoded by the coding sequence GTGGAAAAAACCGTCTCCTTTCAGAAAAACGCAAGAAACATATTCTTCCATATACTAACCCGCTGTAACCTCAGGTGCAGGCACTGCTACATTAACCCTGAGCAGCATGGCAGACAAACACTGCCTGTCGAAACCATAGAAAAGTGGCTAAAGGCCTTGCTGCGTGAGGAAAAGGCCTCCAACCTCATTTTGATAGGCGGCGAACCGACCCTGCACCCTGACCTTGACCTTTGTATCAAGGCGGCGAGAAAGATGGGATATGCCTCAATCACCGTGGACACGAACGGGTTCTTTTTTAACCGAATCTTGGACAAGGTGACCCCGGAAGAACTCGACTATTTCAGCGTAGGGCTGGACGGTTCGTGTGAGGAGGTCAACGCCCTCATTCGCGGCAAAGGGAGTTACGACAAGTGTCTTGCCGGCATGAGAGAGGCTCTTACAAAAAATTTCAAGGTTAGCGTTATCTATACGGTAAACCAATTGAACATCCGTGATGTAAAAAACATGCCAAGCCTGCTAAGAACGCTCGGCATTGACAGATTCTTCATACAGGTCGTTGGGATTCGAGGAAAATCAGCACAGGACAAAGAACATAGCCTTCAACTCACACGAGAACAATGGGTCGATGTCGTACCCGCGGTGGCGGCAGATGCTGCTCGTCTCGGCATACACGTCACCTATCCCAAGGTATTTCTGGAAAAGTCAGAATGCTTTGAATGCGCGGCGCTGGTAGCCGAAAACTTTTTCATATTTCCCAACGGCAGGGTATATCAGTGTCCCCTGTGCGAAGATTTCCCGCTCCATTCCTATGTCTTTGAAAAAAACAAGCTCTCTCCAAGGCCTCCCATAAATGAAACAAATCTGTTTCAGCTGTCTATTCCGGAAGGTTGCGTCATGAACAGGCTCATTCAGCCCGGCAACCTGAACTATGACAAACAGGGGAAGCCTAGGTATAAGATTGCCTGCTGTCTGTTGAAGGAAGAGATCAAACCAGTAGCTGCCACAAGTCGTTGA
- a CDS encoding nucleoside deaminase has translation MDYEFFMGKAIEEARQALSIGEFPVGCVMVYDDRVLVTGTRRHSAPDKHNELDHAEMLALRRLIDLEQQVDRSKVALFSTLEPCLMCYSALIVNGIRTIVYAYEDVLGGGAKLDLTRLNPFYREMKVAIVQGVLRHESLRLFKDFFSDPNNNYLRGTLLAEHATNEELSVSC, from the coding sequence ATGGACTACGAATTCTTCATGGGAAAAGCTATTGAAGAGGCACGGCAGGCGCTCAGCATTGGGGAATTCCCCGTGGGGTGTGTGATGGTATATGACGATAGGGTCCTTGTCACAGGCACACGGCGTCACAGCGCCCCGGACAAACATAACGAACTGGACCATGCTGAAATGTTGGCCCTGCGCAGATTAATTGACCTGGAACAACAAGTCGACAGATCAAAGGTCGCTCTGTTTTCGACTTTAGAACCTTGCCTTATGTGTTATTCCGCCCTCATCGTAAACGGCATTAGAACTATTGTGTATGCCTATGAAGATGTTCTGGGAGGGGGCGCCAAGCTGGACCTGACGAGACTTAACCCTTTTTACAGGGAGATGAAGGTTGCCATTGTACAAGGTGTTCTGAGGCACGAAAGCCTCAGGCTGTTCAAAGACTTCTTCTCCGATCCTAACAATAATTACCTCAGAGGGACTCTCCTTGCTGAACATGCCACAAACGAAGAGCTATCGGTGTCATGTTAG
- a CDS encoding zinc ribbon domain-containing protein yields the protein MAILTREDVYNKMVSQKKPVCPHCGQEMVIWECPPVNFSDGLGWGTPYLYVCFNDNCPPFVQGWKDIMDNYATAASYRCICDPMSGVINSMVVYSREGASGGIIDEEVRAREEALKVAKKKGLEDLDALFEARDANSILKVLLADDTLPPVGFKAAEMIGEIGELDVIEPVRNHVFKNQPVKEKVEASIEMIHQRNYTKECPFCAEIIKARAIVCKHCGKDLPEVKTA from the coding sequence ATGGCAATTCTTACACGAGAAGACGTGTACAACAAGATGGTCAGTCAAAAGAAACCCGTGTGCCCGCATTGCGGCCAGGAGATGGTCATATGGGAATGCCCGCCAGTGAACTTTTCAGACGGCTTGGGTTGGGGCACGCCCTATCTTTACGTGTGTTTCAATGATAATTGCCCCCCCTTTGTTCAAGGCTGGAAGGATATCATGGACAACTATGCAACGGCGGCTTCTTACCGATGTATATGCGATCCCATGTCAGGAGTAATAAATTCCATGGTGGTTTACAGCCGCGAAGGAGCCTCAGGAGGTATTATTGATGAAGAGGTCAGGGCGAGAGAAGAGGCGCTGAAAGTTGCGAAGAAAAAGGGGCTGGAGGATCTTGACGCCTTGTTTGAGGCTCGGGATGCCAATTCCATACTCAAGGTACTCCTAGCTGATGACACCCTGCCACCGGTCGGGTTTAAGGCGGCTGAAATGATAGGGGAAATTGGGGAACTGGATGTCATTGAGCCTGTCCGGAACCATGTCTTTAAGAATCAACCAGTAAAAGAAAAGGTTGAGGCCAGCATTGAGATGATCCACCAACGAAACTACACCAAGGAATGTCCCTTCTGTGCCGAGATCATCAAGGCACGAGCCATTGTGTGCAAACACTGTGGCAAGGATTTGCCTGAAGTCAAAACCGCATAG